One Thermotoga sp. genomic window, AGGGTTTTCCAGGAGCAGAGTACAAAAGTTTTGAGAAGATAGAAGACGCAAGAGCGTATCTTGAGGGGAAAGACGAGTGCATCTGTCCGGAACTGGACGAAAAAACGATGCTTGCCTACGTTGACGGGAGCTACGGAGAAGTTTGTGGTTCTGGTGTGGTTCTGTGTTACAGGGGAAAGAAAGAGAAGTACTATTTCTGGACGGACGTTTCAGAGTTCAAAGACTCAAGGAACATAGCCGGCGAGATCATGGCAGCACTTTTTGCCATGGACTGTGCCTTGAGACGGGGAGCACAAAAACTCATTCTCAGGCACGATCTTGAAGGGCTGGAGAAGTGGGCAACAGAAGAGTACAGAACAAAAGAGCTGGTAACACGTGTTTATAAGTACTTCTACGAACAGTTTCGCAAGAAAGGTCTTGAAGTGGTTTTTGAAAAGGTGAAAAGTCACTCCGGAGACTTTTGCAACGATGAAGCTGACAGACTGGCAAAGAAGGCGGCGAAAAGAGAAGCAAACGTTGAGTGGACTTTGAGGGATTTTGAATATCTTCTAGAAAGAGAAAAAGACCAATAAAAATTGTTCAAACATTCTCCGGATCGTACACCAACACTGCCGTGCCGTACGTTACATAGACACCTTTGAAATTCCCGTAGGGATAGGGCTCACCCTTCAGAGATCCGTCAATCACTCCCTTTACAGCCTTCATCAGATCTTCCAGGTAACCCGGTCCAAAAGGTTTCATCTGCGTGCCGCTCAGATGTCCGTGGTAGATCTTCTCAAAGCTGTCAGTTTTCCTCAATTTTTCCAGACTCTTGAGGTACTCTCTCAACGGAAGGCACCCTGGAAGGTGCATCCAGGTGTGTCCTGCTCCAACTGAATCACCACTGAACAGAAGTTTGTTCTCTCTGTCCAGAAGAACGATCGAGCCTGGAGTGTGTCCGGGAACTTCGATCACCTCAAGTTTTCTACCACCCAGATCGAATCTGTCCCCTTCTCTCACATTCAGGAAATTTCTGTAATCCACATCAATCTTGAACAGTTCTATGAGCTGAAGGTCCCTGTGGTTGAGATACACCTTCTCGAACTGGTTGGCCTGCATGATGTGATCCCAGTGGGCATGTGTGAGAACAACCTCCACTGGTTTTTCTGTGATGGATCTTATGTATCCCTTCAGGTCTCCTCCCCCCATACCGGTGTCTATGAGAAGGGCTTTCTCTTCCCCCACCACCAGATACATGCTATCTCCTCTATAGTCAGCAATGTGCCATACATTGGGTTCAAGAAGAGTGGAGACGTATTCGTTCTTTTTCATCTCTTCACCTCCAGGAGTTTTGGAAGGATCACAAGACTCATGAGAGAACTCACTGTCATAGTTACCCACATGATCGCAACAAGATAAGCATGGAAGGTAAAGGGTGAGAGAATCAGGGCAGAAAGGCCGATGGAAAGACCAAAAGCGTTCGCCAGGATGGGTGTGGATGCGATTCTCACCGTTTTTTCTATGTCTTTATAGTATCTGAACAGCTCCGTCACGTGTATGGCGTAGTCTATACCCACCCCGATCACTATTCCGGCCATGTTCGCTGTGATCAGGTTCAGGGGAATCCTGGAAAGTCCCATGAAACCAAAGAGTGAAACAAGTGACAGTGAAACAGGAACAATCGCTTTTGCTGGATAGACAAAGCTCTTTTGAAACAAAACAAGCAGCAGAAAGACCATACTGACAGCGAGTACCACCGAAAGTACCTGCTGAGGAACGATCGAGTCGTTCATCTCTTTTATGATGTATGGAAGTCCCGTCACCTGAAAGCCACTTTCTTTCACTATGCGTTCCACTTCCTCGAGAGTATCCCTGTCCAAGTTGTCCAGGAAGATGAGAGCTCTTCCTGTGTTTCCAAAGATGAAGTTGTCTGCGTACTCTTCTGGCAGGAGTCTTCTGAGTATTAGCGCTCTTGCGAGGATCTTTGGGTAACCTTCTTCCTTGAACAAATGCTCGTTCATTTTCACAAGGATATCGTAGACAGAAAAAGCATCGTACCCTTTACTCTTCAACTTTTCTTCCATCGAAAGGACCTTCTGTACAAAAGCTGGAGAGAGCGGATCCTTTGACTCGAAGACGGCATAAACGGGCAGTGCCCTCCTGAAGACTTTTTCTATTTTCTCCACGTTCTTTCTGACCTTTGTGTAGCTTTTGTAGAGTTTCAGGATGTTGAGATCTGCCTTCAGAAAGAATGTACCCGGAAGGAAAACGAGGAGAACCACCAGTGTGACGATCCACGCTCGCTTTGAAAGTCTCTGAAAGAGCTGGGCCAGGCCATTTTCTCTCCCTCTGATCTCAACATTTTCCACTTTTGAGAGCATCACAGGAAGTACGATCCACGTTGAGACTCCCGCAAGACCGATTCCCACAGCCGCGAGGAGTCCCATCTGCTTCATAGACTGAGAATTCAGGGTGAGGAAAGAAAGGAACCCTGCCATAGTGGTGAGCGTGGTGAGGATCATCGCCCTTCCAACACTCTCAAGAGTATCTTTGATGGCGTTGAACGTGCTCTCTCCCTCTTTCTTTCGCTCAAGAAAGTGCGAGACGAAGTGAAGTCCATCGGCACTTCCCATGACGATGGTGAATATGGGAACCAGAACAGTGATAATGGAAAGGTTCTGTCCCATCCATCCCATCACGTAGCCAAGCGTCCAGAGAGCAGCAAAACCCGCCGGTATCAAAGATAAGATGGCGTATTTGAACCTTCCAAGTTGTATCCTGAACACGCTCAGGAGGAGAACGACGGCAAGTGGGGGAAGTGACAAAAGCATGAAGAGAAGGTAGCGAAATATCTGGCCTTCTAGGAATTGCGTTCCAGAGAGGTAATGTTCGTAGTTGGACAGGGCTTTTTCTATCTCTTCAGTTTGTATGCTCTCCTTCGGTAGTATCATGAAGAGAATGTAGTACCCATCCTCTACTTTCCTTACGTTGAGAAGATCTTCCATGTTTTGAACGTAACTCAGAAAGTCCCTGTACTGCTTTTCGGACATGTTTTTTGTCTCCACCAGTCTGAAGCCAACAGGGAACTTCTCTGGAACAGGTGGTATGACCGTTTTCACACCCTTGATAGAAGAAAGCCTTTCCTTTATTTGAAAGATCTCGTCTATTCCCTCTCTACTCAGAGGATCTATGTTTATCTTTACCATCACCACAAGCTGTTCCCCACTTTTGAAGATACCGTTCATTCTCTCATAGATCTCTTTCTGGTGGGATTTCTGAGGCATCAAAATGGAAAACTCGGTCGTGAAATGGAGCTTGAAAAGACCAAAGAGTGCTAAAATGTTCAGTACCAGCACCACAACGAGGATCTTCTTTCTGTTTTTGAAAACAAAAGAGGTGTACTTTTCAAACAAAAGAGTCACCTCCTTGCGAGTTCTATTTTATCAGGAGGGGTGGTGAAAAGACATGGGGGATGTTTTTGAACGTTTTGTGAACGAGTACGAGCAGTGGTTCTTAAAGCACAGGCTTGCCTATCTTTCCGAACTTAGAGCGGTGAAGGCTCTCCTTCCAGAGGG contains:
- a CDS encoding RNase H family protein, yielding GFPGAEYKSFEKIEDARAYLEGKDECICPELDEKTMLAYVDGSYGEVCGSGVVLCYRGKKEKYYFWTDVSEFKDSRNIAGEIMAALFAMDCALRRGAQKLILRHDLEGLEKWATEEYRTKELVTRVYKYFYEQFRKKGLEVVFEKVKSHSGDFCNDEADRLAKKAAKREANVEWTLRDFEYLLEREKDQ
- a CDS encoding MMPL family transporter; the protein is MFEKYTSFVFKNRKKILVVVLVLNILALFGLFKLHFTTEFSILMPQKSHQKEIYERMNGIFKSGEQLVVMVKINIDPLSREGIDEIFQIKERLSSIKGVKTVIPPVPEKFPVGFRLVETKNMSEKQYRDFLSYVQNMEDLLNVRKVEDGYYILFMILPKESIQTEEIEKALSNYEHYLSGTQFLEGQIFRYLLFMLLSLPPLAVVLLLSVFRIQLGRFKYAILSLIPAGFAALWTLGYVMGWMGQNLSIITVLVPIFTIVMGSADGLHFVSHFLERKKEGESTFNAIKDTLESVGRAMILTTLTTMAGFLSFLTLNSQSMKQMGLLAAVGIGLAGVSTWIVLPVMLSKVENVEIRGRENGLAQLFQRLSKRAWIVTLVVLLVFLPGTFFLKADLNILKLYKSYTKVRKNVEKIEKVFRRALPVYAVFESKDPLSPAFVQKVLSMEEKLKSKGYDAFSVYDILVKMNEHLFKEEGYPKILARALILRRLLPEEYADNFIFGNTGRALIFLDNLDRDTLEEVERIVKESGFQVTGLPYIIKEMNDSIVPQQVLSVVLAVSMVFLLLVLFQKSFVYPAKAIVPVSLSLVSLFGFMGLSRIPLNLITANMAGIVIGVGIDYAIHVTELFRYYKDIEKTVRIASTPILANAFGLSIGLSALILSPFTFHAYLVAIMWVTMTVSSLMSLVILPKLLEVKR
- a CDS encoding MBL fold metallo-hydrolase, giving the protein MKKNEYVSTLLEPNVWHIADYRGDSMYLVVGEEKALLIDTGMGGGDLKGYIRSITEKPVEVVLTHAHWDHIMQANQFEKVYLNHRDLQLIELFKIDVDYRNFLNVREGDRFDLGGRKLEVIEVPGHTPGSIVLLDRENKLLFSGDSVGAGHTWMHLPGCLPLREYLKSLEKLRKTDSFEKIYHGHLSGTQMKPFGPGYLEDLMKAVKGVIDGSLKGEPYPYGNFKGVYVTYGTAVLVYDPENV